A DNA window from Tachysurus vachellii isolate PV-2020 chromosome 20, HZAU_Pvac_v1, whole genome shotgun sequence contains the following coding sequences:
- the cabp1b gene encoding calcium-binding protein 1b isoform X2, which produces MKAEPQATPWHLKTPLMYTVCLVLRASFYARDSLRAGRLYNRELRPEELEELKDAFTEFDKDRDGLLSCKELGVCMRTMGYMPTEMELIELSQQVNMNMGGHVDFEDFVELMGPKLLAETADMIGMKELRDAFKEFDSNGDGKISSSELREAMKKLLGQQIKRKELEDIVKDIDLNGDGHVDFEEFVRMMSR; this is translated from the exons ATGAAAGCGGAGCCTCAAGCCACACCCTGGCATCTCAAAACTCCActtatgtacacagtgtgtttgGTCCTGCGTGCATCTTTCTACGCAAGGGATTCGCTGAGAGCCGGCAGGCTGTAC aacAGAGAGCTGAGACCTGAAGAACTAGAGG AGCTCAAGGACGCGTTTACGGAGTTTGATAAGGACAGAGACGGCCTTCTTAGCTGTAAGGAGCTAGGGGTCTGCATGAGGACAATGGGTTACATGCCTACAGAGATGGAGCTGATTGAATTGAGTCAGCAGGTCAACATGAACA TGGGAGGTCACGTGGACTTTGAGGACTTTGTGGAGTTGATGGGACCAAAACTTTTAGCAGAAACAGCCGATATGATCGGAATGAAGGAGCTCAGAGACGCTTTTAAAGAG TTTGACTCTAATGGAGATGGTAAAATCAGCTCATCCGAACTCAGAGAAGCCATGAAGAAACTGCTGGGACAACAG ATTAAACGCAAAGAGCTGGAGGACATCGTGAAGGACATTGATCTTAACGGTGATGGACACGTGGACTttgaag agtTTGTGCGAATGATGTCGCGCTGA